The Pseudomonadota bacterium genome segment ATCGCCTGTTCGGGCCCTGCTTCGTGCTGATGCTCGCCAGCGGCCTCGTCGCGCTGCACGCCGGCGGCGGCTGTGCCCCTCTGCGCAAGGACCAGACAGTCTGCGCGCCCGATCGCCGACTGCGCTGTGTCGGCACCGCGAGCTGCGCCTGGGATCGTCAGCGCCATTGTCGCAGCTGCCAGTGCGACGCGCTGCAAGCCGTCCCCCGCCCTCCGCCGCCGGATCGCCCGCAACCCGCCGGCGCCGAGCCCCCAACCGCGCCGTGGCCCTGAGCGCCACTACTAACAGTGGGCGGCGCTCCCCAGCTGGCGATCCACCAGCCCCGCGCGCGGCCCTTTCCGGCGGCGCGTGACTGCGCTAGGGTCCGCCTGCCCGTCGTGGGTTGGAGGAGCCCGATGCTGATATTGTTGGCCGATTCGTTCGATGCCTCGCTACCCGAGCGGCTCAAGACCTACGGCGAGGTGACCGACGACGTGGGTCGTCTGGCCGAGGCCGAGGTGCTCTTGATTCGCAGCAAGACCAAGGCGACGCGCGACTATCTCGAGCGCGCGCCGCGGCTGAAGCTGATCATCCGGGGCGGCGTCGGGCTCGATAACGTCGATCGCGAGCACGCCAAGGCGCGTGGCATTCGCGTCGACAATACGCCCGAGGCCTCCACCGTCGCCGTCGCCGAGTTCGCGCTGACGCTGATGCTGGCGGCGATCAACCACGTCGTCGCGGGCCACAATGGCATGCTGCAGGGGAAGTTCCTCAAGAAGGAGCTCAAGCGCAGCGAGCTCTGCGGCAAGACGCTCGGGCTGATCGGCGTCGGTCGCATCGGCACGGCGGTGGCGCAGCGGGCCAAGGCCTTCGGCATGCGCGTCGTCGGCTACGACCCGCTCGTCAAGACCAACGCGGAGGTCGAGCTGCTCGAGCTCGATGCCCTGCTCACCGCCGCCGACGTGCTCTCGCTGCACGCGCCGCTGACGCCGGAGACCCGCGGGATGCTCAATGACGAGCGTCTCGGGCGGACGAAGCCCGGCGTGGTGATCGTCAACACCGGTCGCGGTGGCTGCGTCGACGAGCCGGCGATGGCCGCCGCGCTGCAGCGCGGGCAGGTGCGCTCTTACGCCACGGACGTATGGACCAGCGATCCGCCGCCTGCGGACTGCCCGCTGGTCGGGCTGCCCGGGGTGTTGATGGCGCCGCACCTCGGGGCCTCGAGCAAAGAGAACCTGTTGCGCATCGGCGATGAGGTCGTGCAAAAGATCGCCGCCTACGACAGGGAGCGCCGCTGAAGCGAGACGCTGAGTCGAAGAGCCGAGCCATCGGAAGGCCGAGGCGTCGGTCCGCCCTCAGGCGGCCGCGGCGCCGCTGTTGCCCGTCCTGTTGAGTTGCCCAAGGAGCAGGTTCATGAAACGCGCCCTCAATTTTGGTCCTGGTCCCTCGGCCCTGCCGCTGAGCGTGCTGCAGGAGACCGCGGCCGAGTGGCTCGACTTCGCTGGCACGGGGATGTCCGTGCTCGAGGTCAGCCACCGCGGTCCCGACTACGACGCGGTGCATCGGGACGCGCAGACGCGGCTCAAGCGGCTGCTCGGCCTCGGCGACGACTACACGGTGCTGATGGTCGGCGGCGGCGCGAGCACCCAGTTCGCCGCCGTGCCGCTCAACCTGCTGCATCCGGGGCAGACGGCGGACTACCTCGTCACCGGTTCGTGGGCCAAGAAGGCCTACAAAGAGGCCCAGCTCTTCGGCACCGTCAACCTCGCGGCCGACACCGCGGACGCCAGCGCGGGCGGTGCCTACTGCCGCGTGCCGCGGCCCGAGGAGTGCCTCTTCACCCCCGGCGCGGCCTACGTGCACCTGACCTCGAACAACACGATCGCCGGCTCGCAGTATGCGGCCTTTCCGCAACCCGCGGCGCCGCTCGTCGCGGACATGTCCTCGGACCTGCTCGGTCGCCCGATCGACGCGCGCGCCTTCGCCCTGATCTACGCCGGAGCGCAGAAGAACCTCGGCCCCGCCGGCGCCACCGTCGTGATCATCCGTCAGGAGCTGCTCGAGCGCTGCCGCAGCGGAATACCGACGATGCTGCACTACCCGACGCTGGCGAAGGCCGAGTCGCTGCACAACACGCCGCCGTGCTTTGCCATCTACCTGATGGCCAAGGTCTTCAAGTGGGTCGAGGCGCAGGGTGGTGTCGAGGGCATGGGCCGCCGCAACCAGCAGAAGGCCGACGTGCTCTACGGCGCGATCGACCGCCACGCGGGCTTCTACCGGGCGCCCGTCGACAAGGACAGCCGCTCGACGATGAACGTCGTCTTCCGCCTGCCCAGCGAAGCGCTGGAGCAGCGCTTCGTCAGCGAGGCCAAGGCGCAGGCGATGGTGGGGCTCAAGGGTCATCGCAGCGTCGGTGGCATCCGCGCGTCGATCTACAACGGTGTCGAGCCCGCCTGGGTCGAGGCCCTCGCCTCCTTCATGGAGCAGTTCGCGCGCCAGCACGGCTAGTCCCGGCCTCCGGCGCTTGCTGACGCCGCGGCGCCCGCGAAATCTCCGCGCGACCGGCCCCCTTCGCTACTCCGTGCTTTCGACTATAATCGCCGCATGCTGAAGCGTTACGCCCCACTCCTGGTGGCCCTGGCTCTCGCCACCCTCGCCGTCGTCCTCGTGCTCTACCAGGTCCGCGCTTACAAGCGCGAGGCCACCGCCGGCTGGGAGCTGGAGAAGGTCCTCGTCGCGGCCACCGACCTGCAGCCCGGCGCGCCGCTCAATCCCAACGTCGTGCGCGTCGGCGAGATGCCGCGCAAGTTCGTCTACGACAGCGTGCTCGGTCCCGCCGACAGCGAGTTCGCCTTTGGCCGCGAGGTCGTCGTGCCGCTCAAGGCGGGCGAGCCGATTCACTGGTACCAGCTCCGCGGCGTCCGCGCGCTCGAGCAGCTCGCCAAGGCCGTGCCGCGGCGTCAACGCGCGATCAGCATCAGCGTCACCGAGCGCTCGGCGGTCGGGCATTGGCTTCGCCCCAACGACACGGTCGACGTGATGGGGAGCTTTCGCGATCCAGCGTCGAGCGAGATGGTCGTGGTCACGCTGCTGCAAAACATCATCGTGCTCGCCACCGGGCAGACCACCGGCTCGACGCAGGGCATCGAGTCCGACACGCAGTACTCGACCGTAACGCTGCTCGTCGATCCCGAGGAGGCCGAGGTGCTGGTTTTGGCGCAGGAGCTCGGCTCGCTCTACTTCTCGCTGCGCAACATCGAGGACATGGATGTGCTCGACGAGGAGAAGCGCGGCCGCACCACGCTCAGCTCGCTCTTGGCGGGCGAGCGGCTCAAGCAGGCGCGCGAGCGGCGCTACCGCCAGAACGTGATCATCCAGCGCGGGCTCCCGGGTGATCGGCGTGGACGCTGACCATCACCTCACCCAGGGCCAGCGCAGCCAGCCCCGCAGGCCTCACCGCAGGCCTCGCCGCAGGCCTCGCCGCAGGCCTTGGCCGCTGCGGCCCAGCGACCCGGACCAGGCGATGACAGCAGCCTGCTCCAATCGGCGCTGCCCGCTCGACGCTGCCCTGAGGCGCCAATGATCGGGCTGATCGTCCTCGCTGTCTTCGGCGCCGTGGCGTTGTTGGTGCTGGTCGTGTCCAGCGTCGCGGCCCATGGCCTGCGCATCTATGAGGAGCGCTACCTCGCCCACGGCACCAGCTCGCTGGGGGAGATGTTCATCTTCATCCAGCCACGGCAGCTGCTCGTGCTCACGCTCAGCGTCGCCGTCGTCGGCGGGCTGCTCGGTTGGCTGCTGATGCATTGGTTCATCGGCCTGGTGCTGGTGCTGGCGGGGCTGACCGCGCCGCGTGCGGCGATCAAGCACCTGCGGCGCAAGCGCGTCCGCGCCTTCGATCGCCAGCTCGGGGATGCGCTGGTGCGGATGGCGGCCGCCTTCCGAGCCGGGCTGACCCTGGCCCAGGCGATGGACACCCTGTCGCAGGAGACCCCGCCGCCGCTCGGTGAGGAGTTCAAGCTGGCGGTGCGCGAGCTGACGCTCGGCGTGGCGCAGGACCAGGCGCTGGTCAACCTCGGCGAGCGCGTCGGGTCGGAGAGCCTCAAGCTGGTGGTGACGGCGACCAACATCGCCCGTCAGCTCGGAGCCAACCTGGCGGAGATGTACGACATCATCTCGGACGCGATTCGCGAGCGCTTTCAGATCGAGAGCAAGGTGGACGCGCTGACGGCGATGGGTCGGATGCAGAGCTGGATCATCGGGCTGATGCCCGGCGCCGTCGGCGTCGCCTTCTACTTCATGCGGCGCGATCTGATGGAGCCGATGCTCGGCTCGGCCTTCGGCGTGACCCTCGTCGCTGCGGTGTTGCTGATGGAGCTGGTGGGGCTCTGGCTGATTCGTCGCATGACCGAGATCGAGTTCTAATGCTGGACGACGTGGAACGAGCGCCAGGCGCAGCAGCAGCTCAGGGCGAGGCGCAGGGCGCCCGACGAGGCACAGCGCAGGTTCGCGTCGTGACCGGCCGCGCCCCGCGCGGGGCGAGCGGCGCTGCGCTGCCACGAGACAGGCATTAAGGGCCCCCGATGCTCAGCGCAATCGTCCTTTCCCTGATCATGGCGGCGGTGGGTGGAGCGGCCTTCCTGATCGCGCTCTTCGTCGCCGGGACGGTCGCGCGCTCGGCGCTGTTGCTCGAGGCCCGCGAGCGCGTGGTGGCCCAGCGCGCCGCCGAGGCCGGCCCGAGCGTGGCGCCCGCTGGAGGCCGATTGCGGGCGTCCTGGGTCGGGCGTTGGACGCTGGCCTTGCGCGACGTCGCCTTGCAGCGCCTCGGCAATAGCGTGCGGCCGCTGCTCACGCCGCGCCTGGCGCGCTGGCTGCAAAAGCGCTTCCTCACGCTTGGACGTCCGGACTATCGCCCGGAGGACTTCGCGGCGGCGATGCTCGTCTCCGCGGTCTTCTTCGGGCTGCTGGCGCTCTTGGCCCTGGCGATGCTGCGGCGCCCGCTGCTGCCGGCGCTGGCCATCGCCGTGCTCGGCCTGGGGTTTCCGCTGGTCTGGCTGCGCGATCAGACGATCCGCCGCCACCGCGCGATCCGCCGGGCGCTGCCCTATCACCTCGACCTGCTCACGCTCTCCGTCGAGGCCGGGCTCGACTTTGGTCAGGCGCTGGGTACGGTCGTCGAGCGCGGTCAGCCGGGCCCGCTGAACGAGGAGATCGCGCTCACCCTCAACGAGATGCGCCTCGGCAAGACGCGGGAGGATGCGCTGCGCGCGCTCGGCGAGCGGGTGCAGCTCAGCGAGCTGAGCAACTTCCTCTCCAACCTGATTCAGGTCGACAAGCTCGGCACCTCGCTCGGTCGCGTGCTCCGCATCCAGAGCACGCAGCTCCGGGTGGCACGCATGCATCGCGCGGAGAAGGAGGCCAATCAGGCGCCAGTGCGGCTGCTCTTGCCCTTGGTGCTCTGCTTCTTTCCGACGCTCTTCATGATCCTCTTCGGCCCGATCGTCTACCGCTTCATCTACGGTGGTTGACGTGGCGCCGCGCGGACGACGTGAAGCACAGGGGGCCACGAACCGCGCGTCGGGCGCGTCGGGCGCGTCGCCGCGTGCGCGGGTCGCGGCGCTCGCCCGCACGGGCTTCGTGCTGCGCATGGTCGAGGGCGCACAGGTCGGCCTCGAGTACGCCTTCGAGCGGCAGGCGACGATCGGCAGGACCGACGAGAACGACATCGTCCTGGTCGAGCCGGGCCTCTCGCGGCGCCACCTGCGCATCTATGATTCGCACGGCGCCTATGTGCTCGAGGACCTCGGCAGCGCCAACGGCACGCGCCTCAATGGCGAGCGCGTCGCCGGTCTCGAGGTCCTGCGTGAGGGCGACCACATCACGCTGGCGCAGAGCACCTTCCGCTTCTCGTTGATCACGCCGCCGCTCGGCGAGCCGACCCAACAGGTGCGCTTCACGGGCTCCCAGCTCCGCCGCCTCGACGTCTCAAGTGTGCGCAAGGCCGGCGCCGGTGAGCGCTGGTGGCGCAGACGCGGCGCCTGGCTGGCGCTCGCGGCCCTCGCCTTGCTCGGTGGCGGGCTGGCTGCATGGTTGCTGCTGCGGGCCGGCGGCACGCTGCTGCAGCGCGCCGACCGCTCCGACGAGCCGGTGACCTACGCCGACGACGAGATCTTTTTCCGCAGCGTCTTCGGCTACGGCGAAACCGATCGCGCCCATCGTTCGCGCCTGATCGTGCGCTTCCGGCACCTCGCCGGGCGCGTCACCCTGGAGTACGGCGCCTGGGGCGTGGACAAGCTGGGTGAGCTGGTCATCGAGCTCAACGGCAAGCCGGTCGGCGAGGTGCCACTGACGCTGATGCGCTGGACCTACGGGCTGAAGCTGGTCTTGCCCGCGACGCTGCTGCAGCGCGGCGAGAACACCCTCGTCTTCCGCAATACGCGCGAGCCGAGCGAGGACGAGCGCTGGGAGATCTGCTTCCTCCAGCTGCGCCAGGAGGTCTTGCCGCCGCCCGATGCAGCCCAGGCGCGGCGCTTGTTCGAGCTGGGCCGGCAGGCCTGGAATGAACGCGACATCGAGCCCAGCAACATGTCCACGGCGCTGACGCGCTTTCGCCGGGCGCGCGATCTGCTGGAGGGCCTCAGGGAGCGGCCGGCGATCTACCTCGAGGCGCTCGACTACATCGACAAGGTCGACAAGGCCTTGACCGTGCGCTTTCAGGAGGGTCTGTTCTCGGCGCAGCGCGCGATGCGCGTCGAGGGCGACCGCGCGTCGGCCCGGGCGCTGATCGCCCATACCCTGCGCCACTTTGCCCGCGACGACTACCGCTACCGCGAGCTCACGCGCCTGCTCGACGCGCTCGGCGAGGAGTAGGCGCGGCAGGCGCTTCGGGGCGCGAGCTGACGCAGCTTCGCCAAGGATTCCGAGCCTATAAAGCGGCGGATGCCTTGCCCCACGGTGGTCGATCGGCTACCATCCTCGGCGATGTCGGAAGGCCCGCGCAACCAGGGTAGTCGCAGCGATCGTCTCATTAGCCGTCCCGAGGATGGTCCCGACGACCTGTCGGCCGACGAGGACGGTGCCTGGACCGAGGGTGAGACAGACCCCACGCGCCTCAGTCCGGAGGCCGCGGCGGCGCCACCCGAGGTCTTGGGACACCAAGATACGGTGCGGCGTCCCCTCGGCCAGACCTTTCGTCCTGAGCCGCGCTTCCCCGACGAGGAAGCCGAGAGTCGGCTCGACTCGCACGATAAGACCCTCGCTCAGCCGCTGCTCCTCGAGGGAACGCCGGAGCCGCTCGCCCTCGCCCCGGAGGCGGAGGCCGGCGCTAGCGGGGTCGACCCCTTTGCGCGCACCCCCATGTTCGGCCTCCGCGCTCCGCGGTGGGAGCCGACAGACAATCGCACGGCGCCGAACGTGGCCGAGCTCGGCTCGACGCCCGCGCTCCCCTTGGACGAGCTGGCCGGCACGGGGGAACACGCCCCGCGCGATGCGCAGGGGACAGCCCCGGAGCTCGAGCCAGGGGGCACCGAGGCGCTGGAGAGCGAGCCGACGCGGATCGACCTCAGCGGCCGGTCGCGGGGAGCGGCCGAGCCGTCCGAGGCCGAGCCGCGCCTGGTCGTCGTGGGTGGCAACGATCGCGGGCAGACCTTCCCCGTCGCCATCGGCGAGCTGACCATCGGCCGTGGCTTGGATAACGGGTTGGTGTTGGCGGATATCGCGGTCTCGCGCCACCACACCGTGATCCATCGCAACGCCAGCGGCTGCATGGTCCGCGATCTGGGCAGCGGAAACGGGACGCTGCTCAACGGCCAGCGGGTAACCGAAGCATGGCTGCAGGACGGCGACCAGATCGAGATGGGCACGACGCAGCTCCGCTTCGAGCACGTGCCGCAGGGCATGCATCACGAGGCCACGGCCTCGCTGAGTTCCGATCAGCTGCAGCCATCGGTGTCCACGGCGACGCCCGCGCGGAGGCCGCTGGCGGTGCCCGCGCCAATGCCCGCACCAATGCCCGCGCCAATGCCCGCGCCAATGCCCGCGCCAATGCCCGGACCCGCGCCGCGCGCCCTCGCGGAGCGCCCGCGCGCCGTCGCGCCCCAGCTCGCCCCGGTCCTCACCGTCGCTGAGTCCGTCGACAGCTTGCTCGCGGATGCCGTCGGTACGCCGGTGCTCGAGACGGCCGCCGTCAGGCCGCCGCCTCCTCGGCCCCGCAGCAAACCGGCCCGGCGCGAGGGCCCGCGGCGCCTGCTGCTGATCGGCGGCGGCACCGTGCTGCTGCTGCTCGGGTTGATGCTCCTACTCAAGCTCGTGCTGCTGCCGCGCGCGCCAAGCGAGGCCGAGCGTCGTGCCGCCGCGAGCGCCAAGGCGACCCGCCACTTCGACGAGGCGCGGCGACTCTTCAAGGCCCGGCGCTGGGAAGAGGCGCGCCAGCAGTATTACGAGGTCGTGACGCTGGCGCCGGGCTTCGACGAGGCGCGACGTTATGCCCGTCAGGCCACCGCCGAGATCGCCGCCCGCGCGGCCTTGCAGCAGGCGAAGGATGCGCTGATCGCCGGCCACTACGCCGTGGCGCGCGGAGCGCTCGCCCGCATCCCGGCCACGTCCGCCTATTTCTCCGACCTCGATCCGCTCAAGCGGCGGATCGACAACGAGGAGGTCGAGAAGCTGGAGCGCTCGGCGCGGGAGAAGCTCGCCGGCGCAGACTACGACGGCGCGCTGCAGCAGGTGCGCGAGGCCCGGCGCATTCAGCCGACGGTGGCCAGGCTTGGCCTGCTGCAGACCGAGATCGAAGAGGCGCGGCCAGCCTCGCCCGCACCAGCGCGGCGCGCACGCCGCAGGGGCCCGTCGGCCCAGGACCCGGCCGCGACCACGCGCGCCGCGGAGCGCGATCCGCGCCTCAAGGCCGCGTTGGCGCGCTACCGCGCCCGTGATTGGAGCGGCGCCTATGCGCTGCTCGACCAGCAGGCCCGTGCGCTCGACGGCGCTCGGGCGCGGGCCGTGCGTGAAATCGCCGGCACCGTGCGTGGTGTGGGCCAGGCGCTGGAGCAGGCGCAGCGCGTCCAGCTGCAGGACGGCGCCGCCGCGCTGAA includes the following:
- a CDS encoding hydroxyacid dehydrogenase; this encodes MLILLADSFDASLPERLKTYGEVTDDVGRLAEAEVLLIRSKTKATRDYLERAPRLKLIIRGGVGLDNVDREHAKARGIRVDNTPEASTVAVAEFALTLMLAAINHVVAGHNGMLQGKFLKKELKRSELCGKTLGLIGVGRIGTAVAQRAKAFGMRVVGYDPLVKTNAEVELLELDALLTAADVLSLHAPLTPETRGMLNDERLGRTKPGVVIVNTGRGGCVDEPAMAAALQRGQVRSYATDVWTSDPPPADCPLVGLPGVLMAPHLGASSKENLLRIGDEVVQKIAAYDRERR
- the serC gene encoding 3-phosphoserine/phosphohydroxythreonine transaminase, translating into MKRALNFGPGPSALPLSVLQETAAEWLDFAGTGMSVLEVSHRGPDYDAVHRDAQTRLKRLLGLGDDYTVLMVGGGASTQFAAVPLNLLHPGQTADYLVTGSWAKKAYKEAQLFGTVNLAADTADASAGGAYCRVPRPEECLFTPGAAYVHLTSNNTIAGSQYAAFPQPAAPLVADMSSDLLGRPIDARAFALIYAGAQKNLGPAGATVVIIRQELLERCRSGIPTMLHYPTLAKAESLHNTPPCFAIYLMAKVFKWVEAQGGVEGMGRRNQQKADVLYGAIDRHAGFYRAPVDKDSRSTMNVVFRLPSEALEQRFVSEAKAQAMVGLKGHRSVGGIRASIYNGVEPAWVEALASFMEQFARQHG
- the cpaB gene encoding Flp pilus assembly protein CpaB encodes the protein MLKRYAPLLVALALATLAVVLVLYQVRAYKREATAGWELEKVLVAATDLQPGAPLNPNVVRVGEMPRKFVYDSVLGPADSEFAFGREVVVPLKAGEPIHWYQLRGVRALEQLAKAVPRRQRAISISVTERSAVGHWLRPNDTVDVMGSFRDPASSEMVVVTLLQNIIVLATGQTTGSTQGIESDTQYSTVTLLVDPEEAEVLVLAQELGSLYFSLRNIEDMDVLDEEKRGRTTLSSLLAGERLKQARERRYRQNVIIQRGLPGDRRGR
- a CDS encoding type II secretion system F family protein, producing the protein MIGLIVLAVFGAVALLVLVVSSVAAHGLRIYEERYLAHGTSSLGEMFIFIQPRQLLVLTLSVAVVGGLLGWLLMHWFIGLVLVLAGLTAPRAAIKHLRRKRVRAFDRQLGDALVRMAAAFRAGLTLAQAMDTLSQETPPPLGEEFKLAVRELTLGVAQDQALVNLGERVGSESLKLVVTATNIARQLGANLAEMYDIISDAIRERFQIESKVDALTAMGRMQSWIIGLMPGAVGVAFYFMRRDLMEPMLGSAFGVTLVAAVLLMELVGLWLIRRMTEIEF
- a CDS encoding type II secretion system F family protein, which encodes MLVSAVFFGLLALLALAMLRRPLLPALAIAVLGLGFPLVWLRDQTIRRHRAIRRALPYHLDLLTLSVEAGLDFGQALGTVVERGQPGPLNEEIALTLNEMRLGKTREDALRALGERVQLSELSNFLSNLIQVDKLGTSLGRVLRIQSTQLRVARMHRAEKEANQAPVRLLLPLVLCFFPTLFMILFGPIVYRFIYGG
- a CDS encoding FHA domain-containing protein — encoded protein: MAPRGRREAQGATNRASGASGASPRARVAALARTGFVLRMVEGAQVGLEYAFERQATIGRTDENDIVLVEPGLSRRHLRIYDSHGAYVLEDLGSANGTRLNGERVAGLEVLREGDHITLAQSTFRFSLITPPLGEPTQQVRFTGSQLRRLDVSSVRKAGAGERWWRRRGAWLALAALALLGGGLAAWLLLRAGGTLLQRADRSDEPVTYADDEIFFRSVFGYGETDRAHRSRLIVRFRHLAGRVTLEYGAWGVDKLGELVIELNGKPVGEVPLTLMRWTYGLKLVLPATLLQRGENTLVFRNTREPSEDERWEICFLQLRQEVLPPPDAAQARRLFELGRQAWNERDIEPSNMSTALTRFRRARDLLEGLRERPAIYLEALDYIDKVDKALTVRFQEGLFSAQRAMRVEGDRASARALIAHTLRHFARDDYRYRELTRLLDALGEE
- a CDS encoding FHA domain-containing protein, whose translation is MSEGPRNQGSRSDRLISRPEDGPDDLSADEDGAWTEGETDPTRLSPEAAAAPPEVLGHQDTVRRPLGQTFRPEPRFPDEEAESRLDSHDKTLAQPLLLEGTPEPLALAPEAEAGASGVDPFARTPMFGLRAPRWEPTDNRTAPNVAELGSTPALPLDELAGTGEHAPRDAQGTAPELEPGGTEALESEPTRIDLSGRSRGAAEPSEAEPRLVVVGGNDRGQTFPVAIGELTIGRGLDNGLVLADIAVSRHHTVIHRNASGCMVRDLGSGNGTLLNGQRVTEAWLQDGDQIEMGTTQLRFEHVPQGMHHEATASLSSDQLQPSVSTATPARRPLAVPAPMPAPMPAPMPAPMPAPMPGPAPRALAERPRAVAPQLAPVLTVAESVDSLLADAVGTPVLETAAVRPPPPRPRSKPARREGPRRLLLIGGGTVLLLLGLMLLLKLVLLPRAPSEAERRAAASAKATRHFDEARRLFKARRWEEARQQYYEVVTLAPGFDEARRYARQATAEIAARAALQQAKDALIAGHYAVARGALARIPATSAYFSDLDPLKRRIDNEEVEKLERSAREKLAGADYDGALQQVREARRIQPTVARLGLLQTEIEEARPASPAPARRARRRGPSAQDPAATTRAAERDPRLKAALARYRARDWSGAYALLDQQARALDGARARAVREIAGTVRGVGQALEQAQRVQLQDGAAALKQYQAALKLDQRMRPPVHQEMIRELIHRLARMQASAALSAQRYNVAYAAVVTAQRFGPLDASLKRVLERLEVEAMTLFDQGYTLRESDPGRARAIWQRVMQMVPPGSRAYQKAYTWLNSSAPRYSDEDED